A window of the Parambassis ranga chromosome 17, fParRan2.1, whole genome shotgun sequence genome harbors these coding sequences:
- the LOC114450062 gene encoding glutamate decarboxylase 1-like has translation MATSEPRATGEDQDPNSANLRPPSTTYEYAWMHGCTRKLGMKICGFLQKNNSLDEKGRLAGQKNLLSCDNSDRDARFRRTETDFSNLFARDLLPAKNGEEPTMQFLLEVVDILTNYVKKTFDRSTKVLDFHHPHQLLEGMEGFNLELSDQPESLEQILVDCRDTLKYGVRTGHPRFFNQLSSGLDIIGLAGEWLTSTANTNMFTYEIAPVFVLMEQLTLKKMREMIGWPDGEGDGLFSPGGAISNMYSVMIARYKYFPEVKTKGMSAAPRLVLFTSEHSHYSIKKAGAALGFGSENVILLSTDERGRVIPADLEAKIIDAKQKGYVPLFVNATAGSTVYGAFDPINEIADICEKYNLWLHVDGAWGGGLLMSRKHRHKLNGVERANSVTWNPHKMMGVPLQCSAILVREKGILAGCNSMCAGYLFQPDKQYDVTYDTGDKAIQCGRHVDIFKFWLMWKAKGTIGFEQHIDKCLELSQYLYNKIKNREGYEMVFDGVPQHTNVCFWYIPPSLRGMPICEERREKLHRVAPKIKAMMMESGTTMVGYQPQGNKVNFFRMVVSNPAVTQSDIDFLIDEIERLGQDL, from the exons CCTACGAATATGCGTGGATGCACGGATGCACACGGAAACTGGGGATGAAGATTTGTG GGTTCCTGCAGAAGAACAACAGCCTGGATGAGAAGGGAAGGCTCGCGGGCCAGAAGAACCTGCTCTCGTGCGACAACAGTGACAGGGACGCGCGCTTCCGCCGCACAGAGACCGACTTTTCCAATCTGTTCGCCAGAG ACCTCCTGCCTGCCAAAAATGGAGAGGAGCCCACCATGCAGTTCCTACTGGAGGTGGTTGACATCCTCACCAACTACGTCAAGAAGACTTTCGACCGCTCCACCAAGGTCCTGGACTTCCACCACCCTCACCAGCTCCTAGAGGGCATGGAGGGCTTCAACCTGGAGCTGTCCGACCAGCCGGAGTCCCTGGAGCAGATCCTGGTGGACTGCAGGGACACGCTCAAATATGGCGTCCGTACAG GTCACCCACGCTTCTTCAACCAGTTATCTTCTGGACTGGACATTATCGGCCTGGCTGGAGAGTGGCTAACCTCCACTGCTAACACCAACAT GTTCACCTACGAGATCGCTCCAGTGTTTGTCTTAATGGAGCAACTGACGctgaagaaaatgagagagatgaTTGGCTGGCCCGATGGAGAGGGAGACGGGCTCTTTTCACCAG GGGGTGCTATCTCCAACATGTACAGTGTGATGATTGCACGTTACAAGTATTTCCCTGAGGTCAAGACCAAGGGCATGTCTGCTGCTCCCCGCCTTGTCCTTTTCACATCTGAACAT AGCCACTACTCCATAAAGAAGGCTGGAGCTGCTCTTGGCTTTGGAAGTGAAAATGTAATCCTGCTGAGCACAGATGAGAG GGGCAGAGTGATTCCTGCTGATCTAGAGGCCAAGATCATTGATGCCAAACAGAAG GGTTATGTGCCATTGTTTGTGAATGCTACGGCTGGCTCCACTGTGTATGGTGCATTTGATCCCATTAATGAGATCGCTGACATCTGTGAGAAGTACAACTTGTGGCTTCATGTCGAT GGTGCGTGGGGTGGTGGACTACTGATGTCAAGGAAGCACCGACATAAGCTTAATGGAGTTGAAAG GGCCAACTCGGTTACATGGAACCCTCATAAGATGATGGGTGTGCCTCTACAGTGTTCAGCCATCCTGGTCAGAGAGAAG GGAATCCTGGCAGGCTGTAACTCCATGTGCGCTGGCTACCTGTTCCAGCCGGACAAACAGTATGACGTCACTTACGACACAGGGGACAAGGCGATCCAGTGTGGCCGGCATGTCGACATCTTTAAGTTCTGGCTCATGTGGAAAGCCAAG GGCACCATAGGATTTGAGCAGCACATTGACAAGTGTTTGGAGCTGTCTCAGTACCTCTACAACAAGATCAAGAACAGGGAGGGATATGAGATGGTGTTTGATGGAGTG CCCCAGCACACCAACGTTTGCTTCTGGTACATCCCACCCAGCCTGAGAGGAATGCCAATCTGTGAAGAGAGGCGGGAAAAACTCCACAGG GTGGCACCAAAGATCAAGGCTATGATGATGGAGTCAGGGACCACCATGGTGGGCTACCAGCCTCAGGGCAACAAAGTCAACTTTTTCCGCATGGTCGTCTCCAACCCCGCAGTCACACAGTCTGACATCGACTTCCTCATAGATGAGATCGAGAGGCTGGGTCAGGACCTGTAG